In the Anopheles merus strain MAF unplaced genomic scaffold, AmerM5.1 LNR4000421, whole genome shotgun sequence genome, TCTcggaatatttttattcccaccgaactaaaatcatgtaaattcGTCTTTATTCGCAATGATTCCATACGACCAACACTTTCACCACCGTACGAAGGGCCTTATGAGGTTATGGATCGAacagaaaaaatcttcaaggTCAACGTGAAAGGTCGTACAGTATCTATATCAATAGACCGCCTCAAACCAGCCCACATCCTACAAGAATCTTCTGCAAGTGTTCCTGCTCCACCTACCAGTTCTTCTGAGTTACCACCGACTAGAACCACTCGTTCAGGCCGAAGAGTGGTGTTTCCTACCCATCTTCAACAGTACGTATCCTAGTCTGGAAGGGGAGTACtgtagcagcccactgtgcagttcgcgtggctcgtacgcagagtacgagctgtcatcaagagctgtcagaattccgtggcgtgaacgaccattctgtttggcgcccattttgagagcagaccgatttggaaaagtaaaaataaagaaaattgaacaaaacgctaaaTGCACATCTTCACGCTTGGTTGCCACACAGACTGGCAGCACTGCCGCGATAAGCAGCTGTCAACACAACTGACAACCACATCACACCTGTTCTGTCACATTGGCCCCGTGCAGCAATCGCCGTGAGAAAAAGCACGAAATCACATCGTATCGCACCGGGAGGAGGGATCTCGTCCAATTTCAACCCCATTTTCATCACACAAAACGGCCGCAGAAAATGGTGCGTTCTGCGGTGCTGGGTTTGGCGCTGGGGCTcctgctggcggtggtggtgcagcCCGGCACGGCCAACGAAGTGTTCGGCTGTGGGGGTTTTGTGAAAAATGTTAACTCCGAACTGGATCTCAGCAAGGTGGAGGTCGGCCTGTAAGTCTTCCCTTTCAGTTAATTGAATTAACTAACTCTCCCCAACAGTGCCAACGTCcgcaaattaaattttcattctggTACTTCCCTTGCTAGATTCACCCCACAGGGCAGCTTAAAGATCAAAACGGAATGTTCACCGTCGAACGGGTACTACTTCATCCCGGTGTATGATAAGGGCAGCTATGTGCTGAAGGTGATACCACCACCCGGTTGGAGCTTCGAACCGGAACAGGTGGAAATCAAGTTCGACGGCCAGACGGACGTGTGCAGCCAGGGCAAGGATGTGAACTTCCTGTTCAAGGGGTTCGGCATTACCGGGCGCGTCGAGTTCCAGGGTGCAGCGGAGGCTGGGGCGCGCAACGTGCGGGTCGAGCTGGTGGCAGAGGACGGGAGCCGTATCGGTCAAACGATCACGAACGGAAACGGTGTGTTTTCGTTCACACCGATCAAACCGGGCCGATATGTGGTGAAGGTCCAGCACCAGCGGTGGCACTTTGAGCGCCCGGAGTACAAGGTAACGGTGGCCTCGGGCAACACCGAGATCCCGGCCGGATCGCTCGTCGTGGCGGGCTTCGATGTGGAGGGTAGCGTGTTCAGCGATGGTCAACCGTTCGCTGCCGTCGGATTCCTGCTGTACAGCAGCCAAGGCGTAAGCAATAATTTGCGCAACACGTCCCAACCTATTACTAACGCTTTACCCTTTACCCATTTTCCGTACAGCAAAAATCGACTGCCAAATGCTCTTCCGAAACCGTGCCATCCGTACCGAACGCCGCCAACAAAGCGTACGAGACGAACCCGCTCTGCTTTGCCACACCGAACAAAAACACCGGCCAGTATCTGTTTGCGGGCGTGCCCCGCGGCAAGTATCTCGTCCGGCCGCACTTTAGCGACAGCAAGATCAAGTTCCACATTCGCCCCGAAGCCGTCGAGCTGGTGGTCGGCAACGATGGTGTGCGGGTGAAGGAAAACTTCGAAGTGACCGGGTTCAGCGTGTCGGGTCGCGTGCTGCGCTCCCCCAACGGTGCCAGCGTAGCGAATGCGCGGGTCAAGCTAAATGGGCGCGAAATTGCCACCACCGGGCAGGATGGTGCGTACACGCTGGAAAACATCCAGCCCGGCACGTATACGATTCAGGTGCAGGCGGACGATCTGCAGTTTAAGGACCACATCGTGAAGGTGTCGCTCGCCAACCCGTCGCTGCCGGATGTGCTCGTGTCCGGGTTTAAGGTGTGCGGGCAGGTCGTGTCGAAGAAGGCGCACCGCGTCGCGATCACCAAGAAAGCGTCCACCATGATGGTGGAGGTGACGAGCAGGGAAGGTAGCGGGGAGTGGTGCACGTACCTCGAGAATGGCGCGTACACGGTGCAGGTGCTGACGAGCGATGCGGAGCACGCGAGCGGCATTCAATTTTTCCCCGTCACGCAAACGATCGAGGTCAACTATTCGCCGGTAGAGGGGATCGTGTTTTCGCAGCTGCGTGCCACCGTTACGGGTGAGGTGCGCTGCTTGGGAAGGCGGGAATCGTGCGGTGAGCTTGCGGTGACGCTGCAAGCACTCGATGGTAGTGGAAATGCCGTTGGACAGGCTGTAAATGCGGCCGTATCGGATGCCGGGAGCTACAGCTTCCAGAATGTGCTTCCGGGCAGCTACGAAGTGAGCGTCCCGAGCTCGAAGCTCTGCTGGCAATCGAACACGGTGAAGATTAACATCAAGACGGCCAAGGAGTCGGTGCCGGCCTTCGTGCAGACGGGCTACATCGTGTCGATCCTGTCGAGCCACGGTGCAACCATGGCTTACCGGTATAAGGACACCGCCGCACGGGAGGAAGCGGCGGCCGCCCCGAGCAAGGAGGAAGAGATCGTACTGACCGCCGGCATGAACATGTTCTGCGTGAAGCGTGCCGGTACGTACGAGATGCGCTTGAGCGGATGCCATCGGTTTGAGGAGGCGACGGCGACTGAATTCAGTACCGCCAGCACCGTTCCCATCTCGGTCAATGCCAAGAGCCACCGGAATGTGGTGAAGCTGGTAGCGGAGGCGAAGGAACAGTACCGTGTCCGGGTGGTACGTGATGGCGATTCGACCGGGGAGCTTGTCGAGCTCGAACTGACCGATGGACGGGCTGATGGAGGGTACGTGTATCGGAAGGAGTTTTTCCTCGAGCACGGTGAGCGCGTCACGCTTGTCCCGCAGAGCGAAATCATGCTGTTCAACCCAACGCAGCTGGTAGTGACGGGTGGAAGCGACTGTGCGGACGTTTCAACGAAGCTGAGAGCGACCAAAGGACTGCTGATCAACGGACGCACTGATCCCCCGGTGAAGGATGCGACCATTACGCTGCTCTTCCCGAAGAATGCCGATCTCGCATCGCAGGTAGCGCTCACCGACGAGCGTGGCGAGTTCCGGTTCGGTCCAATCGATCCATCCCTCGCGGTGGAACTGTCCGCCGAGAAGGAATCGTACGTGTTTTCCGCCTTCGATCGCACCACCAGCTCGTTCAGCGGTCACAAGCTGTGCGAAATCATCGTCACGGTAAAAGATGACGCAGGTAACCGGTTGGCGGGCGTGCTGCTCTCCCTGTCCGGCGCGGAAAGCTACCGCAAAAACATGGTCACCGGTGAGGACGGTACGATCAAGTTCCACTCGCTGTCGCCCAGCGAGTACTATCTGCGCGCGATGATGAAGGAGTACGAGTTCCGGCCCAACTCGCGTCTAATCACGGTGCAGGAGGGTGCGACCGTGCAGGAGGAGCTGGTCGGCCAGCGGACACAGTTTTCCATCTACGGTTCGCTCACCTCGCTCAACGGTGAACCGTTCCCGAATGTGGCGGTCGAGGCGGTGTCGGATGAGTCGTGCGGTAGCGTGCTCGAGGAAGCGACGAGTGAGTTTAACGGTCAGTATCGTATCCGCGGTCTAACGCCCGGCTGCCAGTATCGGG is a window encoding:
- the LOC121602349 gene encoding nodal modulator 1-like, translated to MVRSAVLGLALGLLLAVVVQPGTANEVFGCGGFVKNVNSELDLSKVEVGLFTPQGSLKIKTECSPSNGYYFIPVYDKGSYVLKVIPPPGWSFEPEQVEIKFDGQTDVCSQGKDVNFLFKGFGITGRVEFQGAAEAGARNVRVELVAEDGSRIGQTITNGNGVFSFTPIKPGRYVVKVQHQRWHFERPEYKVTVASGNTEIPAGSLVVAGFDVEGSVFSDGQPFAAVGFLLYSSQGQKSTAKCSSETVPSVPNAANKAYETNPLCFATPNKNTGQYLFAGVPRGKYLVRPHFSDSKIKFHIRPEAVELVVGNDGVRVKENFEVTGFSVSGRVLRSPNGASVANARVKLNGREIATTGQDGAYTLENIQPGTYTIQVQADDLQFKDHIVKVSLANPSLPDVLVSGFKVCGQVVSKKAHRVAITKKASTMMVEVTSREGSGEWCTYLENGAYTVQVLTSDAEHASGIQFFPVTQTIEVNYSPVEGIVFSQLRATVTGEVRCLGRRESCGELAVTLQALDGSGNAVGQAVNAAVSDAGSYSFQNVLPGSYEVSVPSSKLCWQSNTVKINIKTAKESVPAFVQTGYIVSILSSHGATMAYRYKDTAAREEAAAAPSKEEEIVLTAGMNMFCVKRAGTYEMRLSGCHRFEEATATEFSTASTVPISVNAKSHRNVVKLVAEAKEQYRVRVVRDGDSTGELVELELTDGRADGGYVYRKEFFLEHGERVTLVPQSEIMLFNPTQLVVTGGSDCADVSTKLRATKGLLINGRTDPPVKDATITLLFPKNADLASQVALTDERGEFRFGPIDPSLAVELSAEKESYVFSAFDRTTSSFSGHKLCEIIVTVKDDAGNRLAGVLLSLSGAESYRKNMVTGEDGTIKFHSLSPSEYYLRAMMKEYEFRPNSRLITVQEGATVQEELVGQRTQFSIYGSLTSLNGEPFPNVAVEAVSDESCGSVLEEATSEFNGQYRIRGLTPGCQYRVRVRTGTGPTAAVDRSIPRERLVTVGKADTRDVNLIAISPLAFVDVTVRVVASQNEHYKTLKIALYRKGSDSPVHTQRIEPPLNPKSKINPGIMVFFPRIPFDGKSYHIELTSTLSEKSYRYSLSAVSFVANASSFYAELPFEPELRTAEGDLNQSSLSAIVLIALIGFVFFKQELAFELLGMAWAKVGTLAGGAMSNRRPTGKEQKNDGGHIDTRDIDVLASTIDGMKKKKTKKVS